The DNA segment CACCCTGCGCGCCGATGACGAACAGCGGCGGCAACTCGCCTTGCGCGATGCCCGGCGGAAACTGGATGTAGACCTTCTCCCCGTCATCGAAGGCCCGCAGCGGCTTCCACGGCGGATTGCTGCCACTGACGGCGTAGCGGAAACGGATCTTCTCCAGCGACAGGCCAGCGTCCAACGGCGCAGCCGCATTCGCGACCTGTGCCTGGCGCTGCAAGGCCAGCATCTTGTCCTTCGGATACTCCCAGGACACCGAAGCCATCCACGTCTTCTCGGTCGAGGTCAGCTCCAGCAGATACGTCCTGCGACTGGTGGTGATGACGAGATTGGTTTTCAACCCCGAGCGGATCGGCTTGACCATCACGTTCACGCGCAACGCATCGCCGCTGGCGCTCGATGTGTCCCCAACGATCCAGCGCACCGTGTCGCCAGCGGCCACCGTCACCAGTTCCTCACCCGGCTGGAGCGCGATCACCGTCACGCGGCCCACGGCCGCATAGACCTGGTACAGCGCGCCATCGGTGAAGGGCCAGACCTGGATTGCGTTGACGTAGCCCTCGCGCGTCGGCGCGATGCGCGCCTCGGCGTTGGCGCGGGACACCCGCACGGTTTCATCGGCGGGCTCCGGCGTGGGCTTGGTATCCGGCACAGGTTTTATTTGCGCCGGCATCGGCAATACCTGCGGCACGGCCACCACCTCCACAGGCGCAGGCGGCTCCGGCAGCGGCTGGGCCTGTACCGGCTCATCGAGCGAGATGGCCGGCGGCGGCTTGCCCTGCGAAGCGCAGCCTGCAAACAGGACGGTGGATGCCAGCAGGATCACCGGCAAGGCGGATTTACGCAAAAGATAATTCATGGTTTTGCTCCTTCGCTTCCTTCCAGTTCGCGGCTCCACGACAGGCCGTTGACGTAGATACCCAGGGGGTTCTTGCGCAGCCGCTGCTCGGTGCGCGGCGTCTGCTGCACGATGGAAACCACTGCGTTCCAGCGTTCGGTGCGATCCAGCGCACCGTTCACAAAGCGCGTCTCCGTCCAGCGCACGTTGAACGACTGGTCGCTGGCGCGGGTCACGCTGCTGATCTGCACCGTCACCGACTCTTGCCGATGCGCGCGAACGGATCGTTCACGCGGGCGTACTCGTTGAGCGCCACGGCACCCTTGTCCGTGGTGTAGTTGTAGGCATCGAGCCAGTTCTGTCGCACGACGATGGAGTCGATGGACAGCGAGCGCACCAGCCCGATGAAGCGGCCCAGGTGATAGGCCATCTGCGCATCGTTGGGTCGATATGGCGTGGCGGCCTCGCCGACCGCGCGCACCTGGCCCGCGTTGTCCACCTCCACCACGTAGGGCGTCACGATGGACTGCGCGGAACGCCAGACCAGGCCGCCCGCCATCAGCACGGCCAAGGTGAGGCAGCCCAGTGCCATGAAACGCCAGTTCTTTGCCTGCACGCGGGCCGAGCCGATACGTTCGTCCCACACCTGGCCTGCGGCTTGGTACGGAGTGGCAGGTTGCGGTGTGTCGGCGTAGCGCACCTGCGGTCGTTTGAATCGCATGGAAGTTCTCCTTATGAATCGGAATCGCGAAGGCTTGGGCCCTGGCTGGAGCTGCCGCCATCGCCGCCGCGCAGCGTGTGGGCGGCGGTGGTCGCGGCATGGGTGAGCTGCTGCCTGCGATGCAGGCGCTTGGCCCAGGCGGGCTGCTCGGTGGATGGGGGCGGTGCGGCGGCTTCGCTGCTGCTCTGCGTCCCAGCAGCTGCCCCGACGTCGATTCGGCGTCATCGGGTCGGAAGGCGGCGGCGACGCGCTCCTTCATCGAGCGCGCTCCGTCGGCCACCTTCTGCCCGGCCGCGTGTGCGCCGGTCTTGGCGACATTGCCCACGCCAGCGGCGGCGAGGCCGCCACCGGCTGAGGCGGAGCCCGCCAGGTACGCCGACCGGGCGCCGCTGGCGGTCGATGCCATCGAGCGGACACCGTCCCCAGCCATCCTGGCGGCGGCAGGTGCCATGCGCGCTCCGGCCGCCACGGCGCTGCCGACGCCAGAGGCCGCGGCGCCGACCACCACGGCGGTTCCGGCCGCGCCGATGGCAGCACCGGCCATCGCACCCGCGC comes from the Cupriavidus basilensis genome and includes:
- the trbG gene encoding P-type conjugative transfer protein TrbG, which produces MNYLLRKSALPVILLASTVLFAGCASQGKPPPAISLDEPVQAQPLPEPPAPVEVVAVPQVLPMPAQIKPVPDTKPTPEPADETVRVSRANAEARIAPTREGYVNAIQVWPFTDGALYQVYAAVGRVTVIALQPGEELVTVAAGDTVRWIVGDTSSASGDALRVNVMVKPIRSGLKTNLVITTSRRTYLLELTSTEKTWMASVSWEYPKDKMLALQRQAQVANAAAPLDAGLSLEKIRFRYAVSGSNPPWKPLRAFDDGEKVYIQFPPGIAQGELPPLFVIGAQGDGQLVNYRFRSPYYIVDRLFGAAELRLGGGKGTDGDVVRIERTDGASSGTRRN